The Alnus glutinosa chromosome 7, dhAlnGlut1.1, whole genome shotgun sequence genome includes a region encoding these proteins:
- the LOC133872758 gene encoding uncharacterized protein LOC133872758: MTELSFNLLHTLDPRRDAYGFALRPQHAQRYREYAKIYKEEEGERLDKWKDFLEQLAKSSQPCSSEEEYKETLQAEDTECKAETISESKEGNDSSSGNSISHGSEESDPKEEVQLSKETKTHKLQTWAQIRPSLGAIEKMMSFRVQKRKNMIDEQETVNGNHLPSIEEAESLGGASDDEQDCVNETSDDNENSARTERFPKHFFPWKEELESLVRGGVPKDLRGEVWQAFVGVKARWVERYYQDLVAQEADDGGSKVHDGVFKKWKRQIEKDIPRTFPGHPALDADGRNSLRRVLLAYARHNPSVGYCQAMNFFAGLLLLLMPEENAFWTLVGIIDDYFDGYYTEEMIESQVDQLVFEELMRERFPKLVNHLDYLGVQVAWISGPWFLSIFVNMLPWESVFRVWDVLLFEGNRVMLFQTALALMELYGPALVTTKDAGDAITLLQSLSGSTFDSSQLVLTACMGFLAVTEARLQELRKKHRPAVLLVVEERSKRGRVWKDSKGLASKLYSFKHDPGSLIEEKESTEGGHNLADGDKSPLESHSSNLDELLNSLNVNAEVDSLPDLQEQVVWMKVELCRLLEEKRGAELRAEELETALMEMVKQDNRRQLSARVEQLEQEVTELKQALADKREQETAMLQVLMRVEQEQRVTEDARISAEQDAAAQRYAVHVLQEKYEKAMASLAETQKKVVIAESMLEATLQYESGQSKALTSPGLRSQENSTRKIGLLSFGLGWRDKNKGKTTKVEESNESKSTNEGIDPKSSGNETKTEEQET; this comes from the exons ATGACGGAGCTGAGCTTCAATCTCCTCCACACTCTCGACCCCAGGAG GGATGCTTATGGATTTGCTCTGAGGCCTCAACACGCCCAAAGATATAGAGAGTATGCAAAAATCTATAAG GAGGAGGAAGGGGAGAGATTAGATAAATGGAAGGACTTCCTTGAACAACTAGCAAAATCTTCTCAACCGTGCTCTTCTGAGGAGGAATATAAAGAGACATTACAGGCTGAAGATACTGAGTGCAAAGCAGAGACCATTTCAGAGAGCAAGGAAGGTAATGATTCAAGCAGTGGGAACTCCATCTCTCATGGTTCAGAAGAAAGTGATCCCAAAGAGGAGGTGCAGCTTTCAAAAGAAACAAAGACCCATAAGCTCCAAACCTGGGCTCAGATAAGACCATCCCTTGGTGCCATTGAAAAAATGATGAGTTTTCGAGTTCAGAAGAGAAAGAATATGATAGATGAGCAGGAAACTGTAAATGGGAACCATCTTCCATCTATAGAAGAGGCAGAATCCCTGGGAGGGGCTTCTGATGATGAACAGGATTGTGTTAATGAGACATCAGATGACAATGAGAATTCTGCCAGGACAGAACGTTTTCCCAAACATTTCTTTCCTTGGAAAGAAGAATTGGAATCCCTTGTTCGTGGGGGAGTGCCAAAGGATCTCAGGGGAGAG GTTTGGCAAGCCTTTGTAGGTGTGAAGGCACGGTGGGTGGAGAGATATTACCAGGATTTGGTGGCCCAAGAAGCTGATGATGGTGGAAGCAAGGTGCATGATGGTGTTTTCAAGAAATGGAAAAGACAGATTGAGAAG GATATACCACGTACATTCCCAGGCCATCCTGCTTTGGATGCGGATGGTAGGAATTCCTTGAGGCGTGTCCTTTTAGCATATGCTCGACATAACCCCTCTGTTGGGTACTGTCAG GCAATGAATTTTTTTGCTGGTTTACTGCTACTTTTGATGCCTGAGGAAAATGCCTTTTG GACATTGGTGGGAATTATTGATGATTACTTTGATGGTTACTATACAGAGGAAATGATTGAATCTCAG GTGGACCAACTTGTTTTTGAGGAGCTGATGCGTGAAAGATTTCCTAAATTGG TTAATCATCTGGATTACTTGGGAGTGCAGGTAGCATGGATCTCTGGACCCTGGTTCTTATCCATTTTTGTGAATATGCTTCCCTGGGAAAGTG TTTTTCGAGTTTGGGATGTGCTTCTATTCGAAGGAAATCGTGTTATGCTGTTTCAAACAGCACTTGCTTTAATGGAGTTATATG GTCCTGCGTTAGTAACGACTAAAGATGCTGGGGATGCAATTACTTTGTTGCAATCCCTTTCTGGATCTACATTTGATAGCAGTCAGCTTGTCTTGACTGCTTGCATGGGCTTTTTGGCTGTAACTGAGGCTAGACTGCAAGAACTTAGGAAAAAACATCGGCCGGCTGTACTATTAGTAGTGGAGGAGAGATCAAAAAGGGGTCGAGTTTGGAAAGATTCCAAAGGGCTTGCGTCTAAGCTATATAGCTTTAAGCATGATCCTGGATCACTGATAGAGGAAAAGGAATCTACTGAAGGAGGTCATAATCTTGCTGATGGAGACAAATCTCCTCTGGAGTCCCATTCCTCGAATTTGGATGAATTGCTTAATAGCCTAAATGTCAATGCAGAAGTAGATTCTCTACCAGATCTTCAAGAACAG GTGGTTTGGATGAAGGTCGAATTGTGCAGGTTGCTGGAGGAGAAAAGAGGAGCTGAACTCAG GGCTGAGGAGCTGGAAACAGCACTTATGGAGATGGTCAAGCAAGATAATCGGCGGCAATTGAGTGCAAGG GTCGAGCAGTTGGAGCAAGAGGTAACAGAGCTAAAGCAAGCCCTAGCTGATAAGAGAGAACAAGAAACTGCAATGCTCCAG GTCCTGATGAGGGTAGAGCAAGAGCAAAGGGTTACTGAAGATGCTCGAATAAGTGCAGAGCAAGATGCAGCTGCCCAGAGATATGCAGTTCATGTGCTTCAG GAAAAATATGAGAAGGCTATGGCTTCACTCGCGGAGACACAGAAGAAAGTGGTTATCGCAGAATCAATGTTGGAGGCTACCTTGCAATATGAATCTGGCCAATCTAAAGCACTAACTTCTCCAGG GTTGCGTAGCCAAGAAAATTCGACAAGAAAGATCGGTCTACTTTCATTTGGACTTGGTTGGCGTGACAAAAATAAG